The Ziziphus jujuba cultivar Dongzao chromosome 1, ASM3175591v1 genome segment TTGCCTTCCAAATTTGAGTGGTCAGTCTGGTTGGGATATAAAGAAACCTTGTACATCTCCGATTAGGAAACTTTGGGACAGAATCTCATCAAACTATGGTAGTTCAGAGAAGAAGCAGAGTTTAAATCCTGAGCTTCCTTGCATCAGTGAAGAAAATGAGAACATGGAAGAGCTGGCTGATACTGTGGGAGACATCGTCATTTCAAAGGTTAAGTCAAGCTCAATAATAAGAAAACCACTTGCAGACATTACTGAGATTCCAAACCCTCCTGCATCTGAAGCTAGACAATGTGTGGAGAGATGCAGTTTAGATTCAGTAAACACGGAATTGAGTTTTAAGGGGACTCATAACAAGGTCAAAAAGAAGCTTGGCACACGTAACAGCAGCAAGAGGACCGCTGGATCACTTCATGACAGGTTAAACAAGACTAAGCTGTCTGGAAAAACCAGCTTGAGAAAAGAAGGGCCGAGTTTCACTGAGGTGGAATCTAAGCATAATAATATTGTGTCCAATATCACTTCCTTTATTCCACTTGTTCAACAAAAGCAAGCTGCTGCAGTTTTAACAGGTTATTTCTTAACAGTTAAATATTAGCATTTTCTggataattgttttttgtttttgtttttttttttttttttaatcaggcATTTATTTCCTgaagttgtattttatttagtCATGCATACAAAATTGCAACGAGATGCACTTGATAAAAAGTCGAATTGGAGGCATCTGATAAATTGTTGGACCTATCTTTTATAGCGGTTCCAGTTTCTTTGTTGTGCTTAAATTAGAATGTACATTTTTAGCTTTAAATTATAACTTCTAAACTATCTCTATTTTGCAATTAACAGCTCTAAAAAGTTGGTTGTTTGTGACATGGTGTTATATGTTATACAGTCACAATAATTGTGTTATGTCTGCACAACGTTATGgtgtttaatatatattcttttaatctATTTAATGTTTCAATGACTTGATTAGTATTTtgaacttgtttttttttttttacagggAAGAGGGATGTAAAGGTCAAGGCCCTGGAGGCTGCTGAAGCTGCAAGGCGTGTTgcagaaaagaaagagaatgaaCGCAAGATTAAGAAGGAAGCCATGAAGTTTGAGCGAGCAAGAATCGAGCAGCAGAATTTGAGGCAGCTAGAGCtgcagaagaaaaagaaagaagaagaacgaAAGAAAAAGGAGGCTGATATGGCAGCAAAAAAAAGACaaagggaagaagaagagaggaaggagaaggaaagaaaaagaatgcgTGTTGAGGAAGGAAGGAGGCAGCAGAGAGAAAAGGGGCAGAAATTACATGCAGAGAAAGAAGGGAAAGAATTGAAATGCCGAGCCACTGTAAGATGATGCTCTGACACATTATGAATTATTTCTGCTAGCTTTGTTAGATATACATTAAAACATTGGCTATCTTATATAGGATGAAAGAAGACATGAGATGAAGGAACCAAAGGGTGAAGGGGAAAAGCATGAAAATATGGAAAAACAGCAAGGGGAGGCCAATCTCGGGAAAACTTCAGAACCTGAACATAGTACTACTGGGATTTCAACAAGTGATGGTAGAAGAGCTGGCAATGATCATGAAGAGCCTAAAACCACAAGTGATTTTGGAAATAATACAGAGGTATGAACTTTCTTAGTTacatttttactaaatattttcaTCACATCCTTGAGAAATTAGTTATAGTTCGCAAATTATACAGCATAGATTGCCGTTTTATCATGGAAGAAGAAATATTTCTCTTCTCAGTTAAATTGAAGGACTAGCTTTTCtgttaaataaatattgatttttatttaaagagTTTATATAAACCacattttcaatattaaattatcaataGAAGTTTTTATGTGATCCTCTTGCTGACTGttcttttgctcttttagaTGACAAGCAATTTTGGGGAACCTACAGGAAACCTGGTTACCAATATGACAACGGAAAAATCATATGATATTTCCCCATACAAAGAGtcagatgatgaagatgatgatgataatgacaTACCAAACAGTAAATTTATTCCTTCATGGGCAAGGTATACACCGCTATTTTGTTACCCTAGCATGGTATGGTGttaaaagttaaaacaatagcGGCCAAACCTATATATTTGACGCTAGAAGGAAAAGTTTGAGTGCTTTGAAAATTTGCATGTGTATGTGTGCCTTACCAAAAgcatttatctttttcttcctgTTTTTGCAGTAAAAATTGCCTGCCTCTTCTTGTTTCTTCCCAGAATAGATTTGACCCGGAGGTGATTTTCCCTCCAGAAAGTTTTTGCAGTATTTCTGAAGGTAATGCTCATAGATATTTCGAGTATCAACTAGTTAATGCTTTTGGCTTCCTACTCTCTGGCTATTGGAAGTGTAGTAAAGTGTATTGCACTTTTGTAGTTTGCTTGCCTCGAAAGATCCAGAACAAGTAATAGGGACCTGAACTGGAATAATGTTGATATCTATTGCCTCTATTCTTCAGTGAATTAGAAAAAGAGCTTTTTTGTATCAAGGGAAGGTATGTCTTccgctattattattattgttataatatACAATGTTGGAGTCCATTGTTCTGTCTTGTTAGCTTCAGATTGTCATGCATCTGGAAAATTTAGAGATGCCATGCTAAAAGTTCATTCTTCCTTTTCACATCATCATCCTCTTTTCCTCCTAAAACTTCTTTGCTTTTTCTTGGTTGGTAATTGTGGGTTCTTTTACATGGCAGATTCCCAAAAAGAGCCTTTCGAAGAGTTCTTGTGCAGGTGTTCCCTTAGCAGCATATTGTAGCTGACCCTGCAGTTGTGCTTCTATTGGGAGTTAAATATTATACATTTCGCAAAACTTTCGAGCAATTTTATTCTGCTACAGTTTCTTGGGCAATCCATGGGTATTAGAAATATTTCCAAAGATACCAAAGCGCAGCTAAAAAAGATTCAGCAAATTGTCTTTCTTCTACCGGTTCCTGTTTCTGCACGAAAGATACTTCTTGGTGAACTACTTCGAGTTTTAGAACTTGGCTGTATATTAGAGAACAAGTTTCTAACTTGTtgattctccttttttttttctttttttctttttttttcttttttttgtgggtGTAAATCCTTTCGAGAATGGCTCATTCTTTGAGGCCAAagcaaatattaaattgttgtTCCTACAAAAACGTAGCAACAATCTCTTTTGTTATTTAGATTGTATCTATAATTCAGTCCTatggaaaataattttcttccaaCATTGGTTAAGATATATTCAATTAGGAGCCTAGTTCTTGAACTTTAATTATAATGTTACATTTcgatataaaaacataaatgagCTTGCAAGTTGGAAGGGATCATTTCATGGAAACAAATAACGTAGCATTATCTGGTTCCACCATTGTAACGGCGCCGCCCTCTCCTCATGAGCTTGTGTGTCTTCCGCAGAAGCAGAAGCATGATGGTGCTTGTGCTGTGCTGATGCTGCTTCTGCTCGTTCTTATGCTTCTTCTATGTTTTCAAGACCAGAATCTTCCCCTTCATGAGTCGCCTCCTCATACTCATGTTCATCTTCCTCATGCTCTTCCTGTTGAAAATCTTCCTCATCCTCGCCATAATCTTGTTCTTCCTCatgaccatcatcatcatcatcatcatcataaggaGTCACATTAGGATCAGGACCAATATCTTCTCCATAATCATCTCTGCCGGCTCCAGGAGCTCCTGCAGATAGAGTAACGCAGAAAGAAGTAAACATGATGGATGGATGCCATCTTTATCCATCTCAAAGTGCAAGTATAAAACAAAAGCAAttcaaactctctctctctgtctctgcaTTAGGATGAATGAGATCAGTCCCAATCAGATCATAACCAATTTAAGAGCTAAGTGAAAACAGAAACATCTGCAGTGCATTTCCATTTCAAGTGGGAAGTAAGAGAGAGATAAAAAGAACATCAGAGAAGCTCTTTTgagtgaaaataataataataataataataataatggacaaAATATAAGCTATAAGCTAGAAAACCCATAGTTACTAGTTTCAAAACAGAATCCTTTTCCTGTCTTTTCTCAATTGCCAAATGTAAGCTAGTTGACCTTCAAaggagaaaattttgaaaatccaaacccaaaaaaaaaaaaaaaaaaaaaaaagtaaacaaataaatttgttttacaATATAACGTACCGTATTAAACATTCCGAatcaaaattttacaatataacGTACCATATTTGGACAAGAAATAGATAGATTCTTCATATATTTGGACAACAAACACATATATGGAAATATTAgttgtatttatttaaaatgaaaaaaaagaagagaaagaccCTGAGAATAAGTAGGCAGTTCTAATGTAATATAGcacaagtaatatatatatatatatatattctgttttttttttttttttcttccctgaTAAACAGCACAAAGTAATATATGGGAGTTACATCTGAGCATTGTCTTTATGGAAATCAAACTACAATTCAAAAAGGGCTTTAAGATTGTATGGTCCAGTGAAATAGGGTCCTCCAATGCAGGCCACAAGCTTgggatttttatatatttctttacaCTTCAAGAAAAATTGAATGTCATATAGGGAAAGATAAAGGGTAAGAAAAATGTAGAACATTGAGCAGGAAATGTATGAAATATGGGGTATATAGTATGCTGGTATACGTACTTTGACGACTTGGGTTATGTTGCCTATCACCGTCTCTACGAATTGTTGGGCAGAATATTTATGGAGTCCCATGGGCGGATTTACATTAGGCCAACTTGCCTCcctcaatttattatttctttaacatttttataGGTTAGTTTTGCTTAATGTATATAACAACTAAGTAGGCGGTTATATGTAGGAGTTACATCTTAGCGTTAGTCTTATGGAAATCAAACTAAAAGGGATTTGTTCAATTCAGAATTTAATAgacttaaaatgatttataaaatttaaaaaatttgatggattgttataaaattccaaagatttcataaaaaatttataagaatctattgaaatatttgtattaaaggttaaatttcatattaacaattttcttcataatttcgctgttaaaatcatttcaaatctattaaaatatattatttttaaaaatttttaaaattaataattttttagatatcactaaattttaaaacaattttataaaattctaattaaatatatcaaaattttaatagatttttataaaatctattaaaatctgaattaaataacattaaatttatataaatttttttaaaatttaaattaaatacttctaaatttttaaatatttttaaaattttaaattaaatacattcttttaaaatttaaatagtgtTTTAAGATTGTAAGGTCCAATGACATTGGGCTCTCCACTCCAAGGAACTTGGGCCAACAACTCGTTGCACCTTTCTGTGGGATGACCAGAGTCAACGAACATATATTCCCTAACATGTTAGATGGATGATCTTGCCCATTATGAAattttctcctctctctctttctctctctctcttatatatatatatatatatatatgttagtgtTGTAAACCTTTTCTACACATTTTTCTTATATAGATGTCTCCGTTGAGGTTGCTTTGCAATTTTTGAAGGAGCTTGGAAAGTTTTTTATTGTGTACTTCACCAGATGGTGTAATCGGTTGAAAGCAGCAGccattaattaaaatttggacTAGTCTAAAAAGCATAAAGCATACCTAGTGTTagaaccaaattaattttataactatGAAAAAGCTATAATTTAAtagaattgtatttaaaaatctatattgtTAAGTCAATATATACCATTATAAATGttgtaaaaaagataaaaaaataaatcattattctaaataaattaatataaatattttatgtcatattGAACCTTAAATGTAATATACCATATTGTTTTACaatatatagattatttattattattattatgtgaatACAAAGTTTTTGTATGTatgatcttaaaaaaaaaaaaaaatcataatttattataacaTAGAGTTTATTCTTGTTTATAACTTATCCAAATTTATAACTAatctaaattgaaattaaaattttttacaacTAAATGACAATTATTTCAATACATAGAATTATCGTTAAAAGGTTTTTCTgtaataaattctaataatacaatattttcttaattagatTCAAATAAAGCTTTGAGGCTATAAGAGCCGGAGAGAGTGGGTTTTCCATTCCACGATGGTTTGGCAAATTGCTGGTAAGCCCTTTCAGTGAGATGAATAGAGTCAAAGAAGACATATTCACTAGGATTCTGACATAGATAATATTCTTTCACACCTCTTTTTCCTCCGCAGCTGAAAATACCTCTGAACGGTCCACTGCCACAACATGCTGCTTTTGCTTCTTTGAAACCTTAATTAagcaaccaaatatatatataatgcatttaaaaaaaaatgtaatcttaaaattaacatgttcaaaataattaatatcagATCAAGAAAAATGACCAATAATTGGTTGTATATAATACCATATTTAGAAGGGTGATTTATCCGTTGTTCCAAAAAGGTGTAAAATGGTAGAAGTGAATATTTGAATCCCTTCAGCTCCCTTTCTAACTTTTGAAGACTCTTGGGAAGTTCTTTGTTGTGAAGCTCTACATAAGGTGTGATCTGTTCAAAACATTGTCCCCCTCCAAGCAATGCTTTTGAGTATGGTACACAGCTTATAGGCAACATATTTACAAACCCAAATTTCCTTCCTCCAGTCTTATATATTTCCTAATTGACACACAAGATTATTAAGTTAAAACCATTTTAATTATgcatcaaatataataaatataaggtatgatatatatatatatatatatatacatcgtaATTAGCACACCAGATCATTAAACTAAAACCATTTAATTATgcataaaatatagtaaagaggttatatatattatttagagGATATAAATAGTATCTACTTTGACTACTGCTGTTATGTTGCCTATCACCAACCCCACAAATTGTTCTGGCGAGTAGGACCGAAGAACAGTGGAGTTGATCTCAAAAGGGAATAAGTAGTCATTGCCTCCGACACTGAACAAGTAAACAGCTCTGGATAACAGAGATTCAGCCTCTGCATCCCCTAGTTTCTTCCTCAGCTGCCTGCTAACGTTTTCGAAATAACCAAGTTGAGTTTGAAGATCTATCACCTGGAAATTAAAATGGTTCATAATATTAATGTTATCCATTATGCATGTATGGATAGAAAAAGAAGCCCGAAAACCAATATCGTGTATAGGCTATGTATATATAGCTTACTATTCCTCGGCGAGTTTCAGCCAGAGCACCAGCTCCTGAAGATGCAAAGTTCACCCCATTTGTCAATTGATGGTAGATTCCAGGTTGTAGATATGGTGGAATTAGTGGCAGCTTCGCGTATTCAGCTGTACATCAATGATCAAATTGTCAGTTCAaagttcaaggataaaatcaacaaaattctagatacatacatattaaaaactaggataaaaattGAGGTACCAATGAAATCTGGAATTAGTCGGCCATCCGAAAATCTGCCAGTAGGATAGTGAAAGAAGGTTTCACCATAAGGCTTGTAATTAGCTTTGAAAGTGGTGTTGATGTAGTTATTATTTCCAGCATCAAATAGTGAATCCCCAAAGATGAACAAAGCCACATGATTCTTCAATGGCCCAAAGTGAGCAGCATCTGTGATGAGAAAACTTGTAAAGAAAACAATTAGGAGACAAATACTGTGGAAAGTTGATTTTGCCATGAGCCACAAACTCCTTATTAATTTGTACTAACTAATGAGCATCTTCAtcatctttgttattttttttgataatttatagGGAAAATCATTTGCTTCTATCTCTTTCATCACACCTTTCCAAGTTCTAGATTGGGTCACCCTCTATGCAAGCACTTATTTTCAAATGAGTTCGCCTCTGACtaagattttcttttaactGTAAAGAATATTAGACATGCTAtataacaaaatcaatttgtatACGTTTGTTAATGGGAAgaccaaatatttaaattgaaaattgaggATAAAGCTAAGTCATGTAAATACTATATGTTTAAGTGATATTGATTTAGATTGAGGATATAGCTAAGTCATGTAAATACTATATGTTTAAGTGATATTGATTTAATTGGTAAGTTACtcttacatatataattaaaaaatcatgaatttaaactataaaaataaaaaagaattattatacctaaaaaaaaaaaatactattgacatatatatatatatatatattctcacctAGATAATAACCAAATtgagtgtatatataaatatgtgtgcggtgagtattatttttataaatatatacatatatataattttgtaatatatGTTTCACTCATGAAATGCTTTTTGATGAAGTAAATTGTTTGTAAAATTTCTAGGAGTTGCATTTATTATGAAATTATTGCTTAATAGGAAACcatcttaaattatattataattcaggagttttcttaatttttcacaattaGTCAATGATTTATCGGATCTTTATGGGACCTGCTTCGCACAATTTTCCAATACCATTCACGATTCATGCGGCTGCCGCCACTAGAGAAACCGTGGTTGATGGGCAGTATATGCAGGCCAAGAATACTTCCAAGAATACACAGGCCCAGTGggccatttttttgttttttattttggtaaaaacaGGCCGAGTGGGCCATTGATGAGTGCATTTGAAGATCTAATtataagtgatttttttttgtcctttcgtAAGACTACTCTCTATAATAATAAGGATTCTTCTGGAAATTGTTAGGCATTATTTTTGAGATAAACACGGAAAGAtctttttgcttaaaaaaaaaaaaaaaaatgacgttATCAGGTTTCCTCTAAGTTGGGCTTCACTTTTATCTAATTCAATATCTATCCTTAAAATctcaagtgtttttttttttttttttttatcatttaaaatctCAAGATTTGTGTAAAAGTTTTGTAAATATTtcgtatcaaaattttaaaataaaacatttcaTGTTTGGACAAGAAATACATAGATTCTTCATTAATCTCATACAGGCATATTTTGTTtatgtaaggaaaaaaaaaaaaagaaaaaaacagaacaaaacTAGAAATGAGACCATCTGAATACAGATAACAACTAAGTAGGTAGGTGGTGTGATATGTTGGAGTTACGCATGAGCATTGTCTTACGGAAATcaaactaaaattcaaaaagagcTGCAAGATTGTAAGGTCCAGTGACATTGGGCTCTCCTCTCCAAGCAAGATGGGCCAACATCTCGTTGGCACTCTCTGTGGGATGAGCAGAGTCAAAGAACACATAATCGCTGAGGTTGTCACATAGGTAAAACTCTGCCACACCTCTCCTTCCTCCACAGCTCAAAATTCCTCTGTAGGGTCCGCTGCCACAGCATGCTACCTTCCCTTCCTTGAAACCTTAAccgaaagaaaattaaaaaaattaattaaattagcaATAGGAAATTATGTAcatacttttttctttcttttggtaaaagaaattttattatacaTGCATTGtgactaaattaaaaaatttcaatggtaTTTATAGATACCATATTTAGAAggataatttataaattcttcTTCAAGTGCATGAAATTCaggaattgaatatttgactcCCTTGAAGTCGCTTTGCAGCTTTTGGAGGAGTTTGGAAATCTCTATATTGTGTAATTCAACATATGGTGTAATTGGCTCAAAGCACTTGTTTTCCCCTGCAGGCACCATTCTCCTTGCGAATGGTGCACACTCTATAGACCCAAGACTTGGAAACCCAAATTTTCTTCCTCCAACCTCATATATTTCCTTTTAAcacatgaaaattaaattaaatcgaATTTTGGGGAAAgaaaagattaagaaaaatgtagaatattaaatagaaaatgtAACAAATATCATGTATATGTATCAAATGTATATGGGATACGTGGGATGGTGGTGTCGCGTACTTTGATGACTTGGGTTATGTTGCCTATCACTTGCCCTACGTATTGTTCAACAGAATAGGTGTAAAGGACACTGGAATTTGTCTCAAAAGGGAATGAGTAGTCGTTGCTTCCAACACTAAACAAGTAAACAGCTCTTGACAGCAAAGCTTCGGCCTCTGCATCTCCTAGTTCCTCCCTCAATGCCCTGCTAACATTCTTGAAATATCCAAGTTGAGTTTGAAGGTCTATCACCTGATAAATTGGTACAAATACTTCAGTTTTCATTACAAATgaaacttttcttcttgttaatTATGATAGGAATATTTATAATATGCTTGAAGATATTAATacagagaaaaattatatatatttaatatttttattcctcTCATCCTTAGGATAGAAGCCTAACAAAGAAATTCAACGTACCGATCCTTTCCCAGTTTCAACAAGAGCGCCAGCTCCTGCTGATGCAAAGTTCACCCCATATATAAATAGCTTGTTACCGGGTTGTAGATATGGTGGAATGAACGGCAACTTTGCATACTCAGCTGGATCAAAGAAATTaacacatatataaaaatatgttgtatataaaatttttatatctatttgATGCCATTATATGGAAtattgataatataatatatcctataaattatatgtaattaaatgTAATTAAGTACCAGACACTCAAAAATCATGTTTACCaatgaaaatttctatatatacttaaaaaatatCATGTTTACCAATGAAATCTGACACTAGACGGCCATCACAGAACCTGCCAGTTGGGTAGTCAAAGAAGGTTTCACCATATGGCCAAAAGTTAGCCTTGCCAAAAGAAGTGTTGATGTAGTTGTTATTCCCAGCATCAAACGATGAATCCCCAAATATGAATAAGGCTGTATGGTTTTTGTAAAGCCAAGGACGTTCATCAAAGCATTTTGTTTGGACATTGAAAAGACTTATGCAGAAAACAAAGTTACTAAGGTAAAGGTTTAACTTTGCCATCACAGGAAAACTGTCTATTGGGCTCTGCTACTAATATGCATTTCCTACATTAAATTTACCTTGATAAATAGAGCACGGTTAGCACTCTTTTCTCTCTCAAATTCTCTGTAAGGTACCtgtcaattaattaatcaattaaaaccATTGGTATTATGTTTGAAAATTGAATAAGCAACAAAGAATGACTGAGTCGTGAGAGACGTCTAACCTCATTTATGACGAAATGACTCGGCAGCGGAACCACCCCATGGTCTAGGGGACcaaggttctttttttttttttttttttttttttttaactgtgtaatggttttctcatttttttattttttttttcatagtagTTGTAgaattgttttaaataatatatttggccCCCAAAATTGAGGTacaatatctatataaattatttttttattccaaactacaatatttaaattttttttttggttatcaattagaaattttattttattttttttacattataattagaaaatttggttaaagtagtgaaaattttgatattatttttttatttatggtatatttatggtttaatggaaaatattaatgttatttCCTTTTATGATTGACATTTATTTTAGAtagtattttgtaaaattttcatgTTTGATTACTTTGTTTTGTAGTTTCTTATTGACATTTTAtcttcaattaaatttatatttgattatcatatatctatttttacagatattttagtttttgtattgTATCGATTTTGTTTGCTAAATTATATtctctaatattattttaatagacatttttcttttgaacaaATAGAATCAAATTTTCTAATAAACTTATATAGatgttaatataataaattatatgaaattttataaaaactagttatcaatttttttagggattataaaaatagtttaaaaaaaaaaactatatcacCAATAACAATttgaacattcaaaaaaaaaattgtaacttGGGCCCCCGTAGATGAAATCTTAATTAGCTCAGTCCTTGTCTTAACATAAAGTTAGATAGATATATCCCCAAATGCTTTAGTTTCCAATTTCTTGTTTGACAAAATAATTCTTTAAATTCCATTCTAGAGTAAGTTGGATAAGGTGAAATACAATTTAGAATATGCTAGCTCCATGGAGTTTGCTAAAAGATAATGCGTAGAATTTGCATTGACTTTTTATAAATCGTAGACTttgcaataatatatatttgtctagtaaagaaaatgtttttccatttataataatatatatgtacatatagcTGCTCCATTCCTAGGTTAAAGAACACttttcactactagaatcgcttTGATAAACAACGCAATAAATGCAtcgcataaaataaataacgacgtatcgcacGGTGTCGTCTAACGTCCTGTCactaaatctataagacaacaagcgacaCAATATGAGAGTCGCTTGTATTTGAGTTTTTAGTGACgcatatttacttttagcgacgcattaatagagtcgcctatttagcgacgcattaataaagttgactatttagcgacgcattaataaagtgactatttagcgatgcattaatagagtcatctatttagtgacgcattaatagagttgactatttagcgacacattagtagaatcgcctatttagtgacgcattaatagagtcgcttATTCAACGACgcatcgacacttttagcgacgcattatttgttaatgcatcgccccttctttttttttttttaatttttttaaattttgtgaaaagtaattaaaatagtaaaaatataaaaataattaaaatacaaaaaaacgaaaactagcttcatccaaaataaatagaatacaaaaattttaaataaatattttatcataacaaattaattatcaaataaattaaatattatctcatcgacatatttttacataatttgtaagcttgtatttttcataacaaatttaatattaattaaacttccatgaatgcatattcattgagatggaagttgacatcctcttgttgacgatattacatccttatactgcatatggaaacattaaaaaagttattagcacttatgcaaaataaataaaatattaatcattattaaatttgtaatttagtaaatgaaaatataaagaatattaccattgttcttaagatttgacgaggcacatttctcccctcatagtcattacaaacatagtcactctcactttcatcctcattatcattttcatcgatacttggcaactatatgacaaatggattgtgagccatctttgtatctccaagaacatcttctt includes the following:
- the LOC107433848 gene encoding GDSL esterase/lipase 2-like, which gives rise to MAKSTFHSICLLIVFFTSFLITDAAHFGPLKNHVALFIFGDSLFDAGNNNYINTTFKANYKPYGETFFHYPTGRFSDGRLIPDFIAEYAKLPLIPPYLQPGIYHQLTNGVNFASSGAGALAETRRGIVIDLQTQLGYFENVSRQLRKKLGDAEAESLLSRAVYLFSVGGNDYLFPFEINSTVLRSYSPEQFVGLVIGNITAVVKEIYKTGGRKFGFVNMLPISCVPYSKALLGGGQCFEQITPYVELHNKELPKSLQKLERELKGFKYSLLPFYTFLEQRINHPSKYGFKEAKAACCGSGPFRGIFSCGGKRGVKEYYLCQNPSEYVFFDSIHLTERAYQQFAKPSWNGKPTLSGSYSLKALFESN
- the LOC107433680 gene encoding GDSL esterase/lipase 1, producing the protein MAKLNLYLSNFVFCISLFNVQTKCFDERPWLYKNHTALFIFGDSSFDAGNNNYINTSFGKANFWPYGETFFDYPTGRFCDGRLVSDFIAEYAKLPFIPPYLQPGNKLFIYGVNFASAGAGALVETGKGSVIDLQTQLGYFKNVSRALREELGDAEAEALLSRAVYLFSVGSNDYSFPFETNSSVLYTYSVEQYVGQVIGNITQVIKEIYEVGGRKFGFPSLGSIECAPFARRMVPAGENKCFEPITPYVELHNIEISKLLQKLQSDFKGVKYSIPEFHALEEEFINYPSKYGFKEGKVACCGSGPYRGILSCGGRRGVAEFYLCDNLSDYVFFDSAHPTESANEMLAHLAWRGEPNVTGPYNLAALFEF